One genomic region from Daphnia magna isolate NIES linkage group LG10, ASM2063170v1.1, whole genome shotgun sequence encodes:
- the LOC116931558 gene encoding 40S ribosomal protein S24 isoform X4, whose amino-acid sequence MAEVTATIRTRKFMTNRLLARKQMVVDVLHPGRSSVPKKEISEKLAKMYKVTPDVVSCFGFRTNFGGGKSTGFALVYDSMDFLKKFEPKHRLALKGMFEKKKVSRKQRKERKNRMKKVRGIKKAKVGAAAKK is encoded by the exons ATG GCGGAAGTGACGGCTACCATTCGTACCCGCAAATTCATGACCAACCGGCTTTTGGCCAGGAAACAGATG GTCGTTGATGTCTTGCACCCCGGCAGATCCTCCGTTCCCAAGAAGGAGATCTCTGAAAAGCTGGCCAAGATGTACAAAGTTACCCCAGATGTTGTTTCATGCTTTGGTTTCCGTACCAACTTTGGTGGCGGCAAATCTACTGGCTTTGCTTTAGTGTATGATTCCATGGATTTCCTCAAGAAGTTTGAACCCAAACATCGCCTAGCATTG AAGGGAATGtttgagaagaagaaggtATCTCGCAAACAgcgaaaagaaaggaagaacaGAATGAAGAAGGTCCGAGGTATCAAGAAAGCAAAAGTTGGAGCTGCTGCCAAAAAG
- the LOC116931558 gene encoding 40S ribosomal protein S24 isoform X2 — protein MAEVTATIRTRKFMTNRLLARKQMVVDVLHPGRSSVPKKEISEKLAKMYKVTPDVVSCFGFRTNFGGGKSTGFALVYDSMDFLKKFEPKHRLALKGMFEKKKVSRKQRKERKNRMKKVRGIKKAKVGAAAKKK, from the exons ATG GCGGAAGTGACGGCTACCATTCGTACCCGCAAATTCATGACCAACCGGCTTTTGGCCAGGAAACAGATG GTCGTTGATGTCTTGCACCCCGGCAGATCCTCCGTTCCCAAGAAGGAGATCTCTGAAAAGCTGGCCAAGATGTACAAAGTTACCCCAGATGTTGTTTCATGCTTTGGTTTCCGTACCAACTTTGGTGGCGGCAAATCTACTGGCTTTGCTTTAGTGTATGATTCCATGGATTTCCTCAAGAAGTTTGAACCCAAACATCGCCTAGCATTG AAGGGAATGtttgagaagaagaaggtATCTCGCAAACAgcgaaaagaaaggaagaacaGAATGAAGAAGGTCCGAGGTATCAAGAAAGCAAAAGTTGGAGCTGCTGCCAAAAAG